The nucleotide sequence CTACGTCCTTGGGCCTTTAGTTACGGACATATTTCCTGGCTACGATCACATAGCTGGAGCAATTGGGGGAGCTATAGCCGCTCTAAATGGTGCCGATTTCCTCTGTTATGTTACGCCAGCGGAGCACTTAGGATTACCAGATAAGGAGCACGTGCGCTTGGGAGTGATAGCTTCAAAGATAGCGGCGCATGCTGTTAATTTGACGCGCTTTGAGAGCGACTACAAGAAAGATTATATTATGAGCTTAGCCAGAGGCTCCCTAAACTGGGTAAAGCAGTTTGAAATGGCGATGGATAAAGAGCGCTTTGTGGAAATTAGGAAGGAGAGGCCAACCTCAACTGAAGCTTGTAGTATGTGCGGCGATTTGTGTGCAATAAAAATTATCAATGACATGCTTAGAAGAAAAGGTGAGGTTTAATGCGTTTAATTTACAAAGGGAAGACCAAGGATGTCTATGAAGACGGCGACTTTCTAATCTTTTACTTTAAGGACAGCATCTTGGGCTTTGGGAATAAAGAAGACACAGGGGGAAACGAGGTAATTGGGGAAAGAGAAGGCAAAGGAAGTATAGTTTTGAAACAAACGGAGTTTTTCTTCAAGCTGTTGGAAAAGAACGGCGTAAAGACCCACTTTGTCGAGAAAATTGACGAAAGAAGAGCGAAGTTTTTAAAAGCTGAAAAAATACCTCTCGAGGTAATCTACCGCTACAAGGCTTATGGAAGCTTCCTAAGGCGTTATGGTGAATTCGTTAAACCTCTCCAAGAGCTGAACATCGTTGAGTTTACGCTAAAAAGCGACGCTTTAGGTGATCCCCTCATTTGTGAAGAAGCCATAGAAACGCTCGGCATTGCAACTAAGGAAGAGATTGAGGTGATGAAAAAAACAACAAGAAAAGTTGCTCAAATTTTGAAAGAATTTTTCAAAAGCAGAGGTCTCGAGATAATTGACTTCAAGCTCGAGTTTGGGCGAAAAAATGGTGAACTTTTGATTATTGACGAAATAAGCGGTGATACTATGAGAGTTATGAGAGATGGGAGAGTTTTGAAGCAGGAAGAGGTTTTGGAGGTTGTTGAATGATCATCTCCACAATAGCTTCTCACTCCTCGCTCCAAATAATTCAAGGCGCAAAGAAAGAAGGCTTCAAAACCCGTTTATACGTTTCTCCAAAGAGAAAGAACTTCTACTCTTCGCTTCCATAGTC is from Thermococcus paralvinellae and encodes:
- a CDS encoding phosphoribosylaminoimidazolesuccinocarboxamide synthase, with protein sequence MRLIYKGKTKDVYEDGDFLIFYFKDSILGFGNKEDTGGNEVIGEREGKGSIVLKQTEFFFKLLEKNGVKTHFVEKIDERRAKFLKAEKIPLEVIYRYKAYGSFLRRYGEFVKPLQELNIVEFTLKSDALGDPLICEEAIETLGIATKEEIEVMKKTTRKVAQILKEFFKSRGLEIIDFKLEFGRKNGELLIIDEISGDTMRVMRDGRVLKQEEVLEVVE